The Belonocnema kinseyi isolate 2016_QV_RU_SX_M_011 chromosome 1, B_treatae_v1, whole genome shotgun sequence genomic interval ttatttacaaaatagtttaaataaaacttgggcagatttttcttcttctGTCATTTTCCCGGGTTTTGCCGGTCATTcagctattttgtggaaaattcgtcttttttggttgaattcaactgtgatttatttcaaattgaaatcatttttggttgaaataatataaactactacatttttcgttgagaattcacctattttagttcaatatttaacttcacttcaattattttattaaacattcaacttatttggtagaaagtttcacattttggttaaaaattaacttttttgttaaaaatttatattttcgaatcaaaaacacaactttttgtagaaaattctttttatttcgcttgaaaattcaacaatttaggggaaatattttgtatttcttggtccaaaattggctttttcatttcaaaatttagatgTTTTGGTAAAAAGTCTCATAGTTGAATCTTatggttgaaataatattaaattatattttccgtttagaattgatctattttgtttgaaaaatagactatttcagtagaaagttcaactagtaCGTTATAAAACAAcgaatattttcgttgaaaatccatattttttgggaaaagaaTGTTCagcaattttgtagaaatatttgtcttttctggttacaaatttaactattcggtagtaagttgaactactttgttaataattaagtcgttaggttaaagattcataattttattgtagttgaaaattcatttctttcgtggaaaatctaactatttcgttTCAATTCCGTTTTTTTCATGggcagaaaattttaatattcttgcagaaaattcaactattagattgaaaattaactgttttattgaaaattgagctcttttgttgaaagtttatctttttgctttaaaaatggtagaaaattctaataatcggttgaaaatgacctttttcattaaaaattaatattttcggcatgaagttcaacgatttggttgaaaattcatatattttgttggaaatttaattgatttcgtAGAAAgtctaactatttggtttaaaagaatcctttttgttgaaataatatcaatatatttttcgttgaaacttcatctattttacttgaaaattcatttacattttttgttaaaaattccactattttggtagaaagatccaaattttgatagaaaattaactttttttacgattcaaattttcgggtttgaaaatgcaacatttttgtaagaaactcgtccttttggcttaaaaattcaacaaatttagtttaaatcttttgtatttcttgcttaaaaatttggcttcttcatttcaaaattcacatcttttggtgaaaaatttcatctgtttattgttggaaattcaactactttgtttgaaaGCTAACCtcatttggttaaggattcagctatttttggaaaattcgtcttttttggttgaattcatttgtgtttaattttaaacaaaaatcttttatggttgtaataatatcaactattatatcttTTGATGGGAATCTATCCattctggtggaaaattgatgtattttgttgaaaattcaaaaaaatattttggtagataGTTCAACAAGCGAcagaaaattcacttttggttgataatttatattctcggtttgaaaattcaactatttttatagaaaattaatcttatttggttgaagattttttggttgaattaaacttttatatttttcgataaaaattcaactatttttgttgaaaatgaaaccatttcggtagaaagcttaatttttctcgttaaaaaataacGAACAGCTTTAtggcaaattcaacttttttgtgaaaagtgttttttgtttgtttgataactcatcttttttggtaacaaaattacTGTAAAGAGTTCagctatttcatagaaaatttttcttttctggtaggaaattaaactattttgttaaaagataaaCTAATAAACAAtaagttgaaatttcgtttttttgttgaaaatataattattttgtttcaaattcgttttttgtatttatttatttttgttgtagaaaattgaagtcttttggtagaaagttcgaCTAGTTCGtcaaaaaataacgaatatttttgttgaaaattgtgtttttttttgttgaaaattcgtcattcattgttttgaaaattggtcttttctgcttgaaactttaattattttcctgaaagttgaactactttgttaataattcagttgtttggttgaggattcataattttagttaaaaaataatttctttggttacaaatttaaccattttgtttcaaattagtttttttctttggtagaaaataaaaatattttggtaaaaaagtcaactcttaagttgaattttaactttctttgttcgaaattttaacacatttgtttaaagttcatatttttaatttgaaaatggtatacaattaaactgattcgataaaaattaccttttttcttaaaaatttatatttttggtataaaaattcaaccatttagtggaaaattcatatattatgttaaaactttaactattttggcagaaagtccacctatttcgttaaaaagtattttttgtgttgaaataatatcaaatatttttgttgaaatttcaacactttagttaaaaattgtttttgttatcatgaaattttatctgaaaaattatttttaatggctgatgaaaaaaaagtcaaaaatattttattctaaatatatattGTTGTTCACTTGccgaaatgtttttgaattttttattcacttcAAGTAATtcctatttattattaaattaagtatttaagTATTATCTAAGTTACTTTAATTCTTGAATCTctgcttaaattataaaaaactgatcagaatttagaatttattatttatatatttaataattaattttgatacttGCCTCATAAGCGCAGGCGTTTTTGGAATTTGGACTTCACCtccattgtaaattttttgtgcATGGTTGACCATAGCTTGTGTCGCTTCCTTTCGAGCTTTTTGAGCCACTTCGGTAAACTTTGCTTTGCTGAGcctggaaaaatataatttgttcttagtaattcatatatttttcagaaaaaaaaacaaaaattagttccAAATTGCCTTTGGTGGATGCTTCTCAACtcgagaatttttttctcctGGTTTTGTTTTTCATTAGTATTATCCAAATTCAAATCGGGATCGGTGGAGATTGTCGAAGCAGAATTTTCGCCTTCAATAGGCTCATCAGTCGAAGTtccgaattcttttttaatgtaaatcttcaaaTATTCGTAGTATGTTTCCATATGCTTAATGAATAAATCCAACGGAAGTTGGGTCCAAATGCAAGGCgctgttttctaaaattttattgactttttaaaaaaatatttctcagtttttcaaatatgaattaaTCTTTCTTTATAGTCGCTTTTCCTCAATGCTGATTGGGTCATTTAAAAAActgacaaaaatatataatttactagtgtgaaattttattaataaatttaagaaaattcttttttagctaagaaaaagtgaattttcaaccgaactgatgaatctttgatgagaaaaaattaattttcaacaaaacgcgttataattgatatttctaccaacaaatatttgaattttctgtaaaaaaactaaaattttcaagtttaattcgCAACACAAAataggagttttcaacaaaataattgaatttccaactgcaaaaaaatcaattttccagtgaaaatggaatagctacaattttaatcaagaaaactcatttttaacatagaaaaaaacgaatttttaaaccaaatttgtcacatttttaaccaaagaaatgaacttttaccTAAAATGGTGcatcttcttaaaaaaaattctaaccaaatagttgaattctcaacccaggagataaattttctattaaaaaaagacaaattctcaacaaaatagatgaattttcagatacaaatgatccattttcaaccaaaaataggatagtttaattgtaagtttgaaaaatcagtttttcgaccagataaaataaattttcaacgaaatatttgaattttcaaccaagcagatgattttctaactaaagagattaaatgtctttcaacaaaaaattcgacgaaaaatggaatagtttaatatttagttaaaaaatttcaaccaaagaattgaaattttaacaaaaatattaaatttttaatataatagtcgaattttcaaccaaaaaggtgaattattcaccaaaaaggttatttaaaaaaaaaagttaaattttgactcaaaaaagaaagatttacaTAATAATTCAAGCAGCAATTGAACTAAATAATCTGTAAATTccagatttttgtatttttctttctaagaagtattcattttaaaaaatatagaaaatctcGAAAGCGTAAACTTTTGAAGTGAAATATGTCATATTACaggatcaagatttaaatttattataaaaaattaaccgtttttGTTCCATGTtgattttcaaaactattatttaaatgtaaataatataatgaaaatatacaaaaatctttttctttcatttattgtaaaaataccattttgattgtttattaacaataaaattactcAACTGTGCTcatgtcaaatataaattaaattatcatttaaatcaCACAATTGAACGTTACATTTTTctaactattgaatttaaaaaataaaatttcgatataaacataaaataatttacctaatttAAATGACTAATATGTCCAGAATCAActtcaaatagtagaatttatttttaattttgacgaatattgagtatttttttaaagttaaaaaaatattaaaggtaCGACATCAAATTATTACACACTGGGAGtcatatttttcattgcaaaaaataatctaccaactttaaagaattgtaagtaaGTGGGATCTGTCAATTGTATGCAACGTTCGCTAATCATAcacgattttttttgtaaaatccataacaaaattttgaaaaatgaacagttttttccgatttaagtaaatgttaataaaatgtaaattaaattttaaaacaatgttttagtATGCCCATTTTTTCTTACCTTTTGAGAAGCGTCAGAATAAATAGTGACAAGTTGCTCAACATGTTCAGAAAGTTTGCGCTGAATAGAGTCGTATTTTTCCATGATTTCGAGACATTCTTCATATGCGAGTTTCTCTTCTATCTTCGATTTTTCTAAGACGTCTCGCTCTTTCTCCAATTCCTCATCTAATCCGTTTTCGACTTTTCTGTAAACAGAAAAATCTGTTGAAGaggaatattcttttttaattataaaatttgtttagagtAGGAAAAAttacttcatattttttattcctttttcgaGAGTGTGGAGATAGTCTTCATCGGATTTGTGAGCAAGTTTCACAAGTGCAAGCTCAGCAGCTAAATATTCTTCGGAGACATCagattcgagaatttgcaaaagGTCCGGATTTTCTTTCGTCGCTTCTACGAGAGCTGCTTCCAATTGCTCGCCTTCAAGCCATTTTCCGGATTTTTTTATGTGTTCAGCTCTAAAtgtataaggtttttttttaattttggcctGATTTTATTTTTGAGGCGCTATCTAATTATTTGAGTATTTAAAGAAGATTGGCTAAACCTCAAAGTTGAATTGCCTCATTTTATTACATAAATGCTAgaattaaatcttatttaaataattaaggtcTATTTCTGTTTTAAATCAACTGTGTAttcgaaaagataaaaaattgctgATTAAACTCTGTAAATTTAGTTATttaccaaaacataaaatttataaacgctcgtcatttttacattttctaagTTGATAAATgccgacattttttattaatttacttacCATTTAGTTAGTAACTTTGagattaatgttattttttggtaagaaaatgaaATCAATCAACAAGAgaattgtattttcaagcaagaaagattttttagtcaatgaagaaaaaaatatctcattcaaaatgttgaatttgcaagaaaaaagataccaattttaacaaagaagttgaattaagAACCTAAAAGTATgcattttatacatatataattaaactttcaaccgaaagaagacgattttttgacaaaaataattgaattttttactgaaaaagatcagtttttttagtaacaatggaatagctacattatcattttttaacaaattcatttaaaaaaaaaaaacaaatttttaacaaaaattcaatttaaaaaaaattaatttgaacctaaaattatgaatcttatgccagaaaaattaattacaaattagcaaaaatggaatagctacattatcattttaaaacaaatttattaaaaaaaaaagaattttcaacaaaagttcaatttaaacaaattactttgaacctaaaatgatgaatcttatgcccgaaaaaataattatgaatcaaCTACGATTAACAATTaacaacccaaaagataaatttctgtcCAATTaacaacccaaaagataaatttcttttaaaatgaaaaaaatttctactaaaaaagattaatttttaaccaaatacatgaattttcaaccaaattttgaatttttcaagaaattatcaacctaccagttaaattttcagccaaagaaatgaatttttaataaaaaaataaagatcctgcaactaaaataatgaatgatcaaaactaaaaaaaattatttttaaccaggtAGTTCCACTTTTCAACCAACTgatttttacattcaaaaagatttttcgtCGCTGTTTACGAAtagttaaaatcttaaaaatttagctatattTTGAAATTAGGAGAAAAATCCTCGAATCAACGTACATTTGACGGGACGATTTGAGCAAGAACTGATTAAAATACCCTGTAAATTCccgatttttctgattttatttttaagaggtaTTCAccttgaaaaatatggaaaaactttAAAAGTGTCAAGCTTTGAAGTGAAATTGGTCATATTACAAAATCCAgataaaaatgcagaaaaattgttatttttcatatattatatatttattatatgaaTAGTTCAATcggaaatacattgaaaatgtattttttgttttttaaatattaaaaaaattataattacggTGTCGAATTATTACACACGCAACGAgtcatattttgttaatttgaaaaataatatgctaatttttaagaattaaaagtaAGTTAAAAGAGTTGTTTAATTCATActgaatttactggaattttcgCGCGATAATAAAGAAACTTTTGTAAATCATGCATTACGTTCTCAAATTATATAAGATGTTCtgtaaaattatctaaaaaaagatgtaactctagtatttatggaataaaatgagaaatttaattttgagggtGGGTCCTGGTTTTAATGTCCTTAAGCAACAAAATATTCTTCGGTAGTATTTCCAGGGTATtcagcgattcttaggaacgaAATTCGAGATCTTTTCCAggtctcattatttttttatattaaataatgaaataaatttgttatatatGTCAAAAATGAACATATTTACAAATATACGTcgtctttgaaaactttgaaatctttttaaatttttgtaaaatgttggaGTTTCTTGAAATcctcaaaatctttgtgaaattttcaaagttttgacatttttatgaaaactttcgtaatcatttgaaattattgaaatcgtttaaagtctttaaaatgtgTTGAAATCTGTTTTATTGcaccctttttcaaatctttggaattcttgcattctttttaaatttttatgaaatcttggaaatcttttgtattcatttgaaatcattaaaatatttttaatctgcgtaaaatcttttgaaagtttattctgtaatgagtaaaagataaattatatattgataaataaaaacttttcaatagcTAGATTTCTTCAAGCTTCTCGTGAAAATTTCAAGGAGATTTTTAGGTTTTCATGTTGCTGGACACCCTGATTtcgataaatattttatgaatacatAATATTCGGTAATATAATGGTCAGTATCCCCTTACTTACAAGGTTTGAAATTTGAGAGGACACAAATATGGtatgaaaaagtatttatttacaatagtaataatttaattacatatttggGATTTAAGACATTTTGATCTATTTCTGGGATTTTTCGTCTCTTTTccctttaagaaaataaagacttaaatcaattaaaaaataaataaggacTGGACGTATGCACATATAACCTATAACACATCCTTACACAACATAACCTGAAAAATTATCGAAACATTCATTGTCATTTCAACCAAAGTTGAATTTCTCATCCAAAAACACGtaataattaaatactaaaaacttTAAATGGAATTTACTCACATTTTGATCTCCTCTTCAGTTAAAACATTGTCTTTTGAAACTTCGGAGCAGAACCActttaagaaatcttttgaactcGGATCACTGCAAAGTTCCTCGAGAGTTTCATTTGTTAGGTTATAGTGTCGATCCGGAAACAATTCTTGGATCTTTTTACGCAATTGTTCACTATTTATGTTCATTTTTCTggcttttctttcataaaatcaagaaatctttggagaaaaaaaatggaGCATTTCAAAATAAACGTTAAATGTCAAAATTCAGTTTTCCCAGTAGTTGCCAGCAGCGCTGCCagcgtaataataaaaaaatctctgttATAAAACCAGAAAAGAAAATGGCAGAGTCGGGACATGTGGTCGTTTTCCGCTACAATTTATCATGTATCGCGAACTTATAATTAATCACGTTTTTATACCACAATTGTTATTTAAGAAATTagagatttattaattaaaatgtacagATTTTTCAAAGTGCGTAGTTTCTTATTAGCAAATGCAAATGCTTCGACAAAACCGGCTTACATGCAGACTTCTTCGTACTTGTgttctttttgcaaattttatcattcacaaatttcaaactgtaagtaattaattatttgattttcattttttcgtggCTTAAAAACTGCTTTTGGTTTTCTAGGACGTAAAActgtttttattctttattttaattatttagttattctAGAAAAATCCatttcgattttttacaaaatattgacaCCATTTTTTTATGTTCGTTATTTCTGCCCCGaagtatttttagaaacaatttttagtcGTTTATAACTTTTTCTCACCTTTTAGATAAAAACGATGTCA includes:
- the LOC117167666 gene encoding augmin complex subunit dgt3 gives rise to the protein MNINSEQLRKKIQELFPDRHYNLTNETLEELCSDPSSKDFLKWFCSEVSKDNVLTEEEIKIAEHIKKSGKWLEGEQLEAALVEATKENPDLLQILESDVSEEYLAAELALVKLAHKSDEDYLHTLEKGIKNMKKVENGLDEELEKERDVLEKSKIEEKLAYEECLEIMEKYDSIQRKLSEHVEQLVTIYSDASQKKTAPCIWTQLPLDLFIKHMETYYEYLKIYIKKEFGTSTDEPIEGENSASTISTDPDLNLDNTNEKQNQEKKILELRSIHQRLSKAKFTEVAQKARKEATQAMVNHAQKIYNGGEVQIPKTPALMRAEIVELKAKRDNLEKQVSILKEHQVPEAVQKYSNSIINKVLVENAKATQQRREDSIQKLRNLLSLARNHGYLHSDLLYILIELENQKLSEVIEFVSDVRNHLAMEYFSSSKRCDWMQKAQEAISSTRNQNVFNKYFTSMMGIQEGPNSMEIAMEKFSQLLNETESMKETISESMKMNADHLRILDRELLAKYNRQIQYSGDSSLNLDFHIDKTEKNVRNLQAEVLIIRNKLKEMMEKTGSLEREKVILWQKFIADPQSMIRKYDELMAMASQNRLEG